From the genome of Gorilla gorilla gorilla isolate KB3781 chromosome 4, NHGRI_mGorGor1-v2.1_pri, whole genome shotgun sequence, one region includes:
- the WNK4 gene encoding serine/threonine-protein kinase WNK4 isoform X4, whose product MGPPNPFWSSQTSGLLHSCEEGDIGSSSSRTRKLSRAERQRFSEEVEMLKGLQHPNIVRFYDSWKSVLRGQVCIVLVTELMTSGTLKTYLRRFREMKPRVLQRWSRQILRGLHFLHSRVPPILHRDLKCDNVFITGPTGSVKIGDLGLATLKRASFAKSVIGTPEFMAPEMYEEKYDEAVDVYAFGMCMLEMATSEYPYSECQNAAQIYRKVTSGRKPNSFHKVKIPEVKEIIEGCIRTDKNERFTIQDLLAHAFFREERGVHVELAEEDDGEKPDLKLWLRMEDARRGGRPRDNQAIEFLFQLGRDAAEEVAQEMVALGLVCEADYQPVARAVRERVAAIQRKREKLRKARELEALPPEPGPPPATVPMAPDPPSVFPPEPEEPEADQHQPFLFRHASYSSTTSDCETDGYLSSSGFLDASDPALQPPGGVPSSLAESHLCLPSAFALSIPRSGPGSDFSPRDSYPSDAASGLSDVGEGMGQMRRPPGRNLRRRPRSRLRVTSVSDQNDRVVECQLQTHNSKMVTFRFDLDGDSPEEIAAAMVYNEFILPSERDGFLRRIREIIQRVETLLKRDTGPVEAAEDTLSPQEEPAPLPALTVPLPDPSNEELQSSTSLEHRSWAAFSTSSSSPGTPLSPGNPFSPGTPISPGPIFPITSPPCHPSPSPFSPISSQVSSNPSPHPTSSPLPFSSSAPEFPVPLSQCPWSSLPTTSPPTFSPTCSQVTLSSPFFPPCPSTSSFPSTTAAPLLSLASAFSLAVMTVAQSLLSPSPGLLSQSPPAPPSPLPSLPLPPPLAPGGQESPSPHTAEVESEASPPPARPLPGEARLAPISEEGKPQLVGRFQVTSSKEPAEPLPLQPTSPTLSGSPKPSTPQLTSESSDTEDSAGGGPETREALAESDRAAEGLGAGVEEEGDDGKEPQVGGSPPPLSHPSPVWMNYSYSSLCLSSEESESSGEDEEFWAELQSLRQKHLSEVETLQTLQKKEIEDLYSRLGKQPPPGIVAPAAMLSSRQRRLSKGSFPTSRRNSLQRSEPPGPGIMRRNSLSGSSTGSQEQRASKGVTFAGDVGRMVRAGPREGEPREWYLAAASPSSHLGGFFITFSFPSSEFRTEAMYLPHTRAHHGACVLRI is encoded by the exons GTACCTGAGGCGGTTCCGGGAGATGAAGCCGCGGGTCCTTCAGCGCTGGAGCCGCCAAATCCTGCGGGGACTTCATTTCCTACACTCCCGGGTTCCTCCCATCCTGCACCGGGATCTCAAGTGCGACAATGTCTTTATCACGGGCCCTACTGGCTCTGTCAAAATCGGGGACCTGGGCCTGGCCACGCTCAAGCGCGCCTCCTTTGCCAAGAGTGTCATCG GGACACCGGAATTCATGGCCCCCGAGATGTACGAGGAAAAGTACGATGAGGCCGTGGACGTGTACGCGTTCGGCATGTGCATGCTGGAGATGGCCACCTCTGAGTACCCGTACTCCGAGTGCCAGAATGCCGCGCAAATCTACCGCAAGGTCACTTCG GGCCGAAAGCCGAACAGCTTCCACAAGGTGAAGATACCCGAGGTGAAGGAGATCATTGAAGGCTGCATCCGCACGGATAAGAACGAGAG GTTCACCATCCAGGACCTCCTGGCCCACGCCTTCTTCCGCGAGGAGCGCGGTGTGCACGTGGAACTAGCGGAGGAGGACGACGGCGAGAAGCCGGACCTCAAGCTCTGGCTGCGCATGGAGGACGCGCGGCGCGGGGGGCGCCCACGGGACAACCAGGCCATCGAGTTCCTGTTCCAGCTGGGCCGGGACGCGGCCGAGGAGGTGGCACAGGAGATG GTGGCTCTGGGCTTGGTCTGTGAAGCCGATTACCAGCCAGTGGCCCGTGCAGTACGTGAACGGGTTGCTGCCATCCAGCGAAAGCGTGAGAAGCTGCGTAAAGCGAGGGAATTGGAGGCACTCCCACCAGAGCCAGGACCTCCACCAGCAACGGTGCCCATGGCTCCCGATCCCCCCAGTGTCTTCCCCCCTGAGCCTGAGGAGCCAGAGGCAGACCAGCACCAGCCCTTCCTTTTCCGCCACGCCAGCTACTCATCTACCACTT CGGATTGCGAGACTGATGGCTACCTCAGCTCCTCCGGCTTCCTGGATGCCTCAGACCCTGCCCTTCAGCCCCCTGGGGGGGTGCCATCCAGCCTGGCTGAGTCCCATCTCTGCCTGCCCTCG GCTTTTGCCCTATCCATTCCACGTTCTGGCCCTGGAAGTGACTTTTCCCCCAGGGACAG CTATCCCTCAGATGCAGCTTCAGGCCTTAGCGATGTGGGAGAAGGGATGGGACAAATGAGGAGACCCCCAGGGAGGAATCTCCGGCGCAGACCCCGATCCCGGCTGCGGGTCACTAGT GTCTCAGACCAGAATGACAGAGTGGTTGAGTGCCAGCTACAGACCCATAACAGCAAGATGGTGACCTTCCGATTTGATCTGGATGGGGACAGCCCGGAAGAGATTGCAGCTGCCATG GTATATAACGAGTTCATTCTGCCCTCGGAGCGAGATGGATTTCTCAGACGGATTCGGGAGATTATCCAGCGAGTGGAGACCCTGTTGAAGAGAGACACTGGCCCCGTGGAGGCTGCTGAAGACACCCTAAGCCCCCAG GAGGAGCCAGCACCATTACCTGCCCTGACCGTCCCCCTCCCAGACCCATCCAATG AAGAGCTCCAGAGCAGCACCTCCCTGGAGCACAGGAGCTGGGCAGCCTTCTCCACCTCCTCATCTTCTCCTGGAACTCCTTTGTCTCCTGGAAACCCATTTTCCCCCGGAACCCCCATTTCCCCAGGTCCCATCTTCCCCATCACTTCTCCCCCATGTCATCCCAGCCCCTCCCCATTCTCCCCCATTTCTTCCCAGGTCTCCTCAAATCCCTCTCCACACCCCACCAGCTCTCCACTTCCATTCTCCTCCAGCGCACCCGAGTTTCCAGTCCCACTCTCTCAGTGTCCCTGGAGTTCTCTCCCCACGACTTCTCCACCTACGTTCTCTCCCACTTGTTCTCAGGTCACTCTTAGTTCCCCTTTCTTTCCTCCATGCCCCTCcacttcttccttcccctccaccaCAGCAGCCCCTCTCCTTTCTCTGGCTAGTGCCTTCTCACTGGCTGTGATGACTGTGGCCCAGTCCCTGCTGTCCCCCTCACCTGGGCTCCTTTCCCAGTCTCCTCCAGCCCCTCCTAGTCCCCTCCCTAGcctgccccttccccctccccttgctCCTGGTGGCCAGGAAAGCCCTTCACCCCACACAGCTGAGGTGGAGAGTGAG GCCTCGCCACCTCCTGCTCGGCCCCTCCCAGGGGAAGCCAGGCTGGCGCCCATCTCTGAAG AGGGAAAGCCGCAGCTTGTTGGGCGTTTCCAAGTGACTTCATCCAAGGAACCGGCTGAGCCTCTTCCCTTGCAGCCAACATCCCCCACTCTCTCTGGTTCTCCGAAACCTTCAACCCCTCAGCTCACTTCAGAGAGCTCAGATACAGAGGACAGTGCTGGAGGCGGGCCAGAGACCAGGGAAGCTCTGGCTGAGAGCGACCGTGCAGCTGAGGGTCTGGGGGCTGGAGTTGAGGAGGAAGGAGATGATGGGAAGGAACCCCAAGTTGGGGGCAGCCCCCCACCCCTGAGCCATCCCAGCCCAGTGTGGATGAACTACTCCTACAGCAGCCTGTGTTTGAGCAGCGAGGAGTCAGAAAGCAGTGGGGAAGATGAGGAGTTCTGGGCTGAGCTGCAGAGTCTTCGGCAGAA GCACTTGTCAGAGGTGGAAACACTACAGAcactacagaaaaaagaaattgaagatttgTACAGCCGGCTGGGGAAGCAGCCCCCACCGGGTATTGTGGCCCCAGCTGCTATGCTGTCCAGCCGCCAGCGCCGCCTCTCCAAGGGCAGCTTCCCCACCTCCCGCCGCAATAGCCTACAGCGCTCTGAGCCCCCAGGCCCTG GCATCATGCGAAGGAACTCTCTGAGTGGCAGCAGCACCGGCTCCCAGGAGCAGCGGGCAAGCAAGGGGGTGACATTCGCCGGGGATGTTGGCAGGATGGTGAGGGCGGGCCCAAGGGAGGGAGAGCCCAGGGAATGGTACCTGGCTGCAGCTTCgccttcctcccaccttggaGGTTTCttcatcactttttcttttccctccagtGAATTCAGAACAGAAGCCATGTATCTCCCCCACACCAGGGCCCACCATGGAGCTTGTGTTCTCAGAATCTGA
- the WNK4 gene encoding serine/threonine-protein kinase WNK4 isoform X5, with amino-acid sequence MSLSRALLALSKSGTWAWPRSSAPPLPRVSSGHRNSWPPRCTRKSTMRPWTCTRSACACWRWPPLSTRTPSARMPRKSTARSLRFTIQDLLAHAFFREERGVHVELAEEDDGEKPDLKLWLRMEDARRGGRPRDNQAIEFLFQLGRDAAEEVAQEMVALGLVCEADYQPVARAVRERVAAIQRKREKLRKARELEALPPEPGPPPATVPMAPDPPSVFPPEPEEPEADQHQPFLFRHASYSSTTSDCETDGYLSSSGFLDASDPALQPPGGVPSSLAESHLCLPSAFALSIPRSGPGSDFSPRDSYPSDAASGLSDVGEGMGQMRRPPGRNLRRRPRSRLRVTSVSDQNDRVVECQLQTHNSKMVTFRFDLDGDSPEEIAAAMVYNEFILPSERDGFLRRIREIIQRVETLLKRDTGPVEAAEDTLSPQEEPAPLPALTVPLPDPSNEELQSSTSLEHRSWAAFSTSSSSPGTPLSPGNPFSPGTPISPGPIFPITSPPCHPSPSPFSPISSQVSSNPSPHPTSSPLPFSSSAPEFPVPLSQCPWSSLPTTSPPTFSPTCSQVTLSSPFFPPCPSTSSFPSTTAAPLLSLASAFSLAVMTVAQSLLSPSPGLLSQSPPAPPSPLPSLPLPPPLAPGGQESPSPHTAEVESEASPPPARPLPGEARLAPISEEGKPQLVGRFQVTSSKEPAEPLPLQPTSPTLSGSPKPSTPQLTSESSDTEDSAGGGPETREALAESDRAAEGLGAGVEEEGDDGKEPQVGGSPPPLSHPSPVWMNYSYSSLCLSSEESESSGEDEEFWAELQSLRQKHLSEVETLQTLQKKEIEDLYSRLGKQPPPGIVAPAAMLSSRQRRLSKGSFPTSRRNSLQRSEPPGPGIMRRNSLSGSSTGSQEQRASKGVTFAGDVGRMVRAGPREGEPREWYLAAASPSSHLGGFFITFSFPSSEFRTEAMYLPHTRAHHGACVLRI; translated from the exons ATGTCTTTATCACGGGCCCTACTGGCTCTGTCAAAATCGGGGACCTGGGCCTGGCCACGCTCAAGCGCGCCTCCTTTGCCAAGAGTGTCATCG GGACACCGGAATTCATGGCCCCCGAGATGTACGAGGAAAAGTACGATGAGGCCGTGGACGTGTACGCGTTCGGCATGTGCATGCTGGAGATGGCCACCTCTGAGTACCCGTACTCCGAGTGCCAGAATGCCGCGCAAATCTACCGCAAGGTCACTTCG GTTCACCATCCAGGACCTCCTGGCCCACGCCTTCTTCCGCGAGGAGCGCGGTGTGCACGTGGAACTAGCGGAGGAGGACGACGGCGAGAAGCCGGACCTCAAGCTCTGGCTGCGCATGGAGGACGCGCGGCGCGGGGGGCGCCCACGGGACAACCAGGCCATCGAGTTCCTGTTCCAGCTGGGCCGGGACGCGGCCGAGGAGGTGGCACAGGAGATG GTGGCTCTGGGCTTGGTCTGTGAAGCCGATTACCAGCCAGTGGCCCGTGCAGTACGTGAACGGGTTGCTGCCATCCAGCGAAAGCGTGAGAAGCTGCGTAAAGCGAGGGAATTGGAGGCACTCCCACCAGAGCCAGGACCTCCACCAGCAACGGTGCCCATGGCTCCCGATCCCCCCAGTGTCTTCCCCCCTGAGCCTGAGGAGCCAGAGGCAGACCAGCACCAGCCCTTCCTTTTCCGCCACGCCAGCTACTCATCTACCACTT CGGATTGCGAGACTGATGGCTACCTCAGCTCCTCCGGCTTCCTGGATGCCTCAGACCCTGCCCTTCAGCCCCCTGGGGGGGTGCCATCCAGCCTGGCTGAGTCCCATCTCTGCCTGCCCTCG GCTTTTGCCCTATCCATTCCACGTTCTGGCCCTGGAAGTGACTTTTCCCCCAGGGACAG CTATCCCTCAGATGCAGCTTCAGGCCTTAGCGATGTGGGAGAAGGGATGGGACAAATGAGGAGACCCCCAGGGAGGAATCTCCGGCGCAGACCCCGATCCCGGCTGCGGGTCACTAGT GTCTCAGACCAGAATGACAGAGTGGTTGAGTGCCAGCTACAGACCCATAACAGCAAGATGGTGACCTTCCGATTTGATCTGGATGGGGACAGCCCGGAAGAGATTGCAGCTGCCATG GTATATAACGAGTTCATTCTGCCCTCGGAGCGAGATGGATTTCTCAGACGGATTCGGGAGATTATCCAGCGAGTGGAGACCCTGTTGAAGAGAGACACTGGCCCCGTGGAGGCTGCTGAAGACACCCTAAGCCCCCAG GAGGAGCCAGCACCATTACCTGCCCTGACCGTCCCCCTCCCAGACCCATCCAATG AAGAGCTCCAGAGCAGCACCTCCCTGGAGCACAGGAGCTGGGCAGCCTTCTCCACCTCCTCATCTTCTCCTGGAACTCCTTTGTCTCCTGGAAACCCATTTTCCCCCGGAACCCCCATTTCCCCAGGTCCCATCTTCCCCATCACTTCTCCCCCATGTCATCCCAGCCCCTCCCCATTCTCCCCCATTTCTTCCCAGGTCTCCTCAAATCCCTCTCCACACCCCACCAGCTCTCCACTTCCATTCTCCTCCAGCGCACCCGAGTTTCCAGTCCCACTCTCTCAGTGTCCCTGGAGTTCTCTCCCCACGACTTCTCCACCTACGTTCTCTCCCACTTGTTCTCAGGTCACTCTTAGTTCCCCTTTCTTTCCTCCATGCCCCTCcacttcttccttcccctccaccaCAGCAGCCCCTCTCCTTTCTCTGGCTAGTGCCTTCTCACTGGCTGTGATGACTGTGGCCCAGTCCCTGCTGTCCCCCTCACCTGGGCTCCTTTCCCAGTCTCCTCCAGCCCCTCCTAGTCCCCTCCCTAGcctgccccttccccctccccttgctCCTGGTGGCCAGGAAAGCCCTTCACCCCACACAGCTGAGGTGGAGAGTGAG GCCTCGCCACCTCCTGCTCGGCCCCTCCCAGGGGAAGCCAGGCTGGCGCCCATCTCTGAAG AGGGAAAGCCGCAGCTTGTTGGGCGTTTCCAAGTGACTTCATCCAAGGAACCGGCTGAGCCTCTTCCCTTGCAGCCAACATCCCCCACTCTCTCTGGTTCTCCGAAACCTTCAACCCCTCAGCTCACTTCAGAGAGCTCAGATACAGAGGACAGTGCTGGAGGCGGGCCAGAGACCAGGGAAGCTCTGGCTGAGAGCGACCGTGCAGCTGAGGGTCTGGGGGCTGGAGTTGAGGAGGAAGGAGATGATGGGAAGGAACCCCAAGTTGGGGGCAGCCCCCCACCCCTGAGCCATCCCAGCCCAGTGTGGATGAACTACTCCTACAGCAGCCTGTGTTTGAGCAGCGAGGAGTCAGAAAGCAGTGGGGAAGATGAGGAGTTCTGGGCTGAGCTGCAGAGTCTTCGGCAGAA GCACTTGTCAGAGGTGGAAACACTACAGAcactacagaaaaaagaaattgaagatttgTACAGCCGGCTGGGGAAGCAGCCCCCACCGGGTATTGTGGCCCCAGCTGCTATGCTGTCCAGCCGCCAGCGCCGCCTCTCCAAGGGCAGCTTCCCCACCTCCCGCCGCAATAGCCTACAGCGCTCTGAGCCCCCAGGCCCTG GCATCATGCGAAGGAACTCTCTGAGTGGCAGCAGCACCGGCTCCCAGGAGCAGCGGGCAAGCAAGGGGGTGACATTCGCCGGGGATGTTGGCAGGATGGTGAGGGCGGGCCCAAGGGAGGGAGAGCCCAGGGAATGGTACCTGGCTGCAGCTTCgccttcctcccaccttggaGGTTTCttcatcactttttcttttccctccagtGAATTCAGAACAGAAGCCATGTATCTCCCCCACACCAGGGCCCACCATGGAGCTTGTGTTCTCAGAATCTGA